The nucleotide window TTTCATCCAAAGTTGTTTGTGGACATGTTTTGATGAATCAGACTTCTACTGCTATACCAAACTTACATTTATCGATTTTTATATCTTACTCCCAAGGCTGTACCACATCCCTATATGAAAGGGATTTTTAGCCTTGAGACAAGAATAAATTAGGTAGGACTGAGTCCTCCATGATTAAAGCCATAAGCTCCCTCCTCGCGATCTCGATAGAGTATAAGTTATTGCTTGGTTTTTTTTAATAAATGTTTTAAGATGGCTTGAATTTTAGGCTTAAAACCCCATTTTTGTACTCCATCTCCATTGATTCACTGTCAACAGGTCTAGGTAAGTTAACTTCCCTAGAATATCTATCTGAATCGCTTTCTGCTTCAATAAGAACCTTATCACCATGGACAGCAATAGAGATATCTTCTTCATTGACTCCAGGAATTTCTGCTGTAACAACTATATTGTCTTCTTTATCGAAAACATCGACCAATGGCTCCCTACCCTTATCACTAACTCGGTCACCAAAACTCCTTACTTCGGGTTCACCAGACTGATCCATACGAATCGAAAAACCAAACCTAAATGGACCCTCCCCGGAAGCACGACGTCGCTCATCAACTGCCTTCCTCAGTTTTTCTTCGTTAACTTCATCTAAATGGGGCCACATCTCCTCAAAAATGTCAACAAAACCCATCTCACCATGATCTCTATCGAAGAAATCTCTCAACATCTTCTCAAACAATTCATCAAAAGGATCTTTATCTCTAGTCATAAGCTTCAACAACAATATTTGCTCTACAAACAAATAAGATATTTCAAAAGAAACTTACGAAAAACCCAGAGATTTGATATGGGTTAGTTTACCTCAAGTCAGCACCCAAACCCCTCTTAGTTAGGGAGAGGAAGATGTCACCTCTATTGAACTACCTTTATCTTCAACCTTCTCCAACTTAACGGTTAATACACCGTTTTCAAGCTCTGCCCTACCCTCATCCTTAACTTTAGAAGGCAGGCGAATCTCTGTTTCAAACTCAAGAGCCCTTCCATCCATCAAGTAGTTAGCAAGTTCTTTATCCCGCCTACCACTTACAACCAACTTCTTACCACTACCTTTAACTCGGACTTCAAGCTCTTCTTTCGAAAAACCAGGAACATCCATAACCAGGATTAAAACCCCGTCCCGTTCATATATATCCGTGAAAGGCAACAAAGAAGATTCTAACTTCCTGTGAATCATACCCAATATCTCAAAATCCTTATCATCCCGTAAATCTTCAATAAAACGCTCTATCCTACCTATAATAAAATCAACTTTATTCAACCAAACCACCCTAACAATATAATATTACCGCCAAACCCATTAATACCTATTAACCATCTAAACTAAACACCTAAAACAGAATTACAAAAAACATTTCCATTTCTTAAATATTTAGTATAGAAACCCGATTCTAACCAAAAAAACTCAATAAATCTATCCAAACAAAAAAACCTCAGCCCGAAAGAAAACACTATATAAAATTAATTTTAACTATCGTGTCAAGAACTCTCATTTCTAACGAGTGCAACAAGTTAGTTAGGGGTTGTTCACATAAAAGAAGTTTATGGTTGATGTTTTTATATAAAGCTGAACAACACGTATATTGCTATAGCGGTAACCAGTATGTTTATGATGAATTTGTAGATTGCGACCTTTGTACCTAGTTTTGGTCCGAAATAAGCGATTTTGTTTGGTAAACTACTTTTGGCAAGGAAAACTGTCATGGAGAATAAACTGCCTACAAGAAGGCCGCCAACGGCGTATATGGGTGTGACGGAGCCATCTGCCAATAACTCTCCTGCAAGTGTTATTGAGCTTGTTACGTCAGCGATTCTTACAACAATAATGGTTGAAACTTCGGGTGGTAGGCCAAAAACCTTTGTAATGGGCTCGATGTAATGGGTGATTTGGTCGAAGAGGTTTAGGGAGATAAGTAGGTTTGCGATTGTGTAGACTATTATAACTCTGGATAGGATTTTTTTTAGTGTTGGTAATGATTCGGTCACGCCGCTCCATGCGACACTCCATTTATCGTTAATCTCATTAAAACTTGTTTCGATACCTAGATCTATTTTATCACCACCACCATCAAGGTATATTGCTCCTAAAATAATACCTATCAAGGTTATTAGGAATGCAATTCCGATTTGAAAGAAGATGTATAGGCCGCCTGCATATAAACCCAGTAGGGGGAGTACAACGGGTAGGTAGAAAGTGGGCATATGACTCAGGTAGCCGAAAAAAGTGCCCGCAATAACTGTGATTATAACTTCCTGTTCTTTAACAACACCATCTTCATAAAAACCAGCTAGCATTGCGTATCCAGCAGGACCGCTTCCAAGCAATGTAGTAATTGTAGCTCCACCCGCTTTAGAGAGGTTGCCCCACCTAATAAAGGGTTTTGAAAGGAAAGCCAGTTTATCGAGTAAACCAAACTTAACCAATATATTAGCTCCAACAATACCTAAGACGATAAAAGGAACAAGCCTTGTAAAGAGAACAACCATCCTCTCAATAAACGGTCCTAAAACCCAATCCATTTGAACACTACAGAATATCTAGAGCCAATACAAAATGATTCTTATTCAAAAAACCAGGATAACGGAGTTAAGGCAATTGATTTATAATTTTGAGTCTATTTTATTCATATTAAGGATGTTTCTTTAATGAGAGGAAAAAAATATGGTAGATATTGAACTCAAAGCCCCAATCTGTGACCATGTTCACAAAATAACCGCCGAAAATGAAGGCGACAACATAGTTATAACAATCGAATCAACATGCAACCAGATAGGAAAACTTGTTGGAGAAAAAATGGTTTTAACCAAGAAAGAAGCAATGGGAATAACAAACAACTCACCATTAAACCAACTAAGAAAAGACTCAGAATCCCAGTGTTTTGTACCCCCCGCAATCGCAACAGCCTGCGGAATTGCAAGCGGAAGAATATCTAAAAGACTCGCACAAAACGTAGAAAACACCAAGATGGAAATAAAAAAAGAAAAAGAGGAATAAAAAAAACAACCACAAAAAACCACCAACCAACCACAACACCCCACCTATAGTTAGTTGTGTTATATATGGAATTTAACGAAAAAGCATTGAAGTATAACAAAGGCGGAAAAATCCAGATCAACGGCAAAGTCACTGTAAAAAACCAAGAAGACCTAAGCCTCGCATACACACCAGGCGTCGCCGAACCATCAAAAGAGATAGCCAGAGATAAAAACAAGGTATACGACTACACCAACAAATCAAACACCGTAGCCGTAATAAGCGATGGCTCAGCCGTCCTAGGATTAGGCGATATAGGGCCAGAAGCATCTATGCCCGTAATGGAAGGAAAATCCCTTCTATTCAAACTATTCGCAGGCATAGACGCATACCCCCTATGCATAAACCAAAAAGACCCAGAAAAAATAACCGAACTCATAAAAGCAACAGAACCAACATACGGAGGAATAAACCTCGAAGACATAACAGCACCAAAATGCTTCGAAATAGAAAAAAAACTCAAGAAAACAATGAACATACCCGTGTTCCACGACGACCAACACGGAACAGCAATAATAGTTTTAGGCGCAGTATACAACGCCCTAGAAATAACCGAAAAAAACCTCAAAGACATAAAAATAGTAGTAAATGGAGCCGGAGCATCAGGAATCGCAATAACAAAAATATTATTAGACGCCGGAGCCCAAAACATCATCCAATGCGACAGCAAAGGAACAATCTACAAAGGCCGAGAAACAAACATGAACAAATACAAAAAACAAATAGCCAACAAAACAAACCCAGAAAACATAAAAGGAAACCTAAAAAAATCAATGAAAAACGCAGACCTATTCATAGGCCTATCAGTCCCAAACGTAGTTAACAAAAAAATGATCCGTAATATGGCCGAAAACCCAATAGTCTTCCCAATGGCCAACCCAGAACCAGAAATATACCCAGAAAAAGCAAAAGAAGCCGGAGCCAAAATAGTAGGATCAGGCCGCAGCGACTACCCCAACCAAATAAACAACGTCCTAGGATTCCCAGGAATATTCAGAGGCGCACTAGACATAAGAGCCCAAGACATAAACGAAGAAATGAAGATCGCCGCAGCAAAAGCACTAGCCGACCTAGCAAAACAACCAATACTAAAAAAACTAAAAAAACAATACCCAGATGAAGACCTAAAAGGATTCAACGAAAACTACATAATACCAAAACCACTCGACCCAAGAGTCGTACCAAAAGTCGCAGAAGCAGTCGCACAAGCCGGAATAAAAACAGGCGTAGCAAGAAAAAAACCAAAACCAGGCCAAATAGAACAAAAAACCAAAAAACTCACCCAAAAAAACAGATTAATATAAAAAAATAACACACAAAACCCTCTAACAAAAAAAGTTGGGAGAAAAAATTGCAAGACAAGGAATACCTAAACATCGAAGATGTAAACACAGTAGGAAAAACAGTACTAGTACGAATAGACGTAAACTCACCAATAGACCCAGCATCCAAAAGAATACTAGACGACAATAGATTCAGATCCCACAAACAAACATTCAACAAACTTAGAAACTCAAAAGTAGTAGTCATAGCACACCAAAGCAGGCCAGGAAGAAACGACTTCACAACCACAGAACAACACGCCAACAAACTAAGCGAAATACTACAAAGACCCGTAGAATACATCGACGACATATTTGGAACCAGAGCAAGACAAAAAATACAAAAAATGGAAACCGGCGACATAATATTCCTAGAAAACGTCAGATTCTACTCCGAAGAAGTATTACAACGAGACCCCCAAACACAAGGAGAAACAATAATAGTAAACAAACTCACACCCTACTTCGACTACTTCATAATGGACGCCTTCGCAGCAGCACACCGATCACAACCCTCAATCGTAGGATTCCCCCAAAAAATACCCTCAATATCAGGCTGCCTAATGGAAAAAGAAATCAAAACACTCCAAAAAATCAAAAAAGAATTCAAAAACACATACTTCGTATTAGGCGGAGTAAAAATAAAAGACAGCATCGACGTAATAAACCACCTACTAGAAAACAAAACAGCAGAAAAAATATTCGTAACAGGAGTAGTAGCAAACACCTTCCTAAAAGCAAAAGGCCACAAAATAGGAAAACCAAACACAGACCTAATAAAAGAAATCTCAGACACAAAACAAATACAACAAGCCAAAAAAATACTCAAAAAACACAAAAACAAAATAGAAACACCAAAAGACGTAGCAATAGAACAAAACGGACAAAGAAAAGACATACCAATAAACAAAATCCCACAAAACAAAATGATCCAAGACATAGGAATAGAAACAATAGCAGACTTCACAGACAAATTCAAAAACTGCCAAGCAATCGTAATGAACGGACCCGCAGGAGTATTCGAAAAACAAAAATTCGCCATCGGAACAAACGAACTAGTCCGAACAGCAGCCGAACTAAACGCATACACAATAATAGGAGGCGGCCACATATGCACCGCAGCCGAAGACGCCTGCACCAAAAAACAATACGACCACATAAGCACCGGCGGCGGAGCACTAATGCAATTCTTCACAAACAAAAAACTCCCAGCCCTACAAGCACTCAAAAACTCAAAACAAAAATTCAAAACCAAATACTAAAACAAAAAAAATAACGCCTCGGTAGCTCAGCTGGCCAGAGCGATGGCTTCGTATCAACCTCCCTACCAAAAGAGAAAAAGCCATATGCCGCGGGTTCAAATCCCGCCCGAGGCTTAAAAGCTCAGGCTTCAAAGCCCCCACTATTTTTATAAAAAAATTATAGAGATTAAGAGTTATACTTGGGGCAGAACTAAACAACCATCCTTCTCATAACCTCCTTTCTCACTAATCCAATCTCTGAACTCTTGGCAAGCCTTTCTACCCAACTCCAAACCATCAAAATATAGATCAAGAATCTCCAAATCAACCCTAAAACCATAACTATCAGTAAGATCCCTAACTATATCATCAAAAAAACCATCAAGACAATAACCCTCAAAAATCAAGTCAACAGCCCGCTCCTCATAAAAAACTCCAAAATTAGACTCATTCTTCCACAACTCACGAACCTCTTCCTTAGACACAGACAAAATATGCTTCTCACCACAACATCTACACTTATATACCGACTTCATACCAAATACTCTCAAAACCAACAATAATAAATATTACGCTAATAATAACGCAAAAACACCACAAAAACAACAATAAAACCAAAATTAAAAAAAATAATGACCAAAAACCCAACCAAAAAATACAACCCTAAAAAAGAGCCCAACACAAAATTATAATTAATTTCAATTAATCTGTAGTGCCTAAAAACCAAAAAAAATAAAAAATAAAATAGCTGGGTTATCTCTCTAGCCGTAGTTTATCAAACTCCATCAACAACCTATCCTTGTTCTCATCAACATACCTATGAGCTTTTTCTGGACTATCAAACTTCTTAATTGTCTTGTATCGCCATTCATCCTTAGTTTTTGCTTGCAATTCTACAGGTTCGCCTAATACCTCCTTCAAACTAAGAGGAGCACCAATCTCCCTAGCCCTCCTTTTAAACCTACGGCCATGCCCACTAACCTCCAGATGTAATGCCTCATGCCTCAACACCAAATCCTGCTGCTCCCCAGACAAACCACCCCAAACCTCCGGATTAATCTCAAGCCAGGTCATACCACCTGCAGATTTAAAGGTAGCGATCTCCGAACCACCCAAAAACTCCTTTTTAACTCCAGTAGCCCTATGAATCTCCTCCACCTCATTCGTATCAAAAACACCCCTGAAATCGGTTGGCTTACCATAAATAAACTCATCAAAAACCCCAAACAACCTCTCCTCAACCCCAACCACATCCAACCCACATAGACCATGAATTTTCTCCGCACCTTCCTCTGTTTTAGAAGTTCTGTTTTTTATGTGTTCGGTTTCAGATAGATCGCCTGACTCATACATCTCAACAATCTCCCTCCGCTCCCTTTCATTATAGAGGTCAGCCCGCCCCAAATACTTTAAATGAACCTGCCTAACAGATCCACCCTCCCTCACAGACTTAACCAAATAAGCATAATCAATACCATGAATCGTTTTAGTTCTAACAAACACCATACACTAGGCACTACACAACAAAAACCAATAAAAAACAAACAAAATTATGCAAAAACAATCCAACAAACAGAACCATAAAAAACCTACAAAAAACAAAAAAATTAACATAATCGCTAAAATAAGCAAGCAAAGACTTAATAGATATAACTAAAGATAAAGAACTAATCAACATGAAAAACAAAACACCTAAAAACTTAAAGATAGGTAAAGACGAACCAGAAACCAAAGAATACCTCCAAATACTCCAAAAAATAAAAGAAAAAACCAACCAAACCACAATAATGAACTGTTTTAACAATTAACCACCAAACAACCAAAAACCAAAAAACCCTCCACAAACAAGTAGTGACTAAACCCCAACCAAAAAACAAAAACAAAAATAAACCACCTAAAAACCACTTGTAATCTACATCACCTTAGTCCGAACAAACACCATACATTAGGCACTACACAACAAAACAAACAAAAAACCCACCAAAAATTACATAAAAAATAGAGACTGGGTGGTGTAGTGCCTAAAAAATACCCTTTAATAAATATAGATAGATTTTTTGGTAAGGCTAAAGAAGGGAGAGAATAATGCAACAGGAATTAAAACGCTTCTGAATATCCAACCAAAAAACCTCTCCCCCCCTAAATAACCTAACGATAAACACCTATAACCCAATATAATAAAAACATTTCCATAAAAAATAACATACTATCCTTCACATACATCCAAAAACATACAATTAACCACCACAAACCAACCAAAAACCAAAAAACCCAAGCACAACCCAACGACACCATCAGCAATAAAAAAAAATACAACCAACTTCTACATAGCCACATAAGCTCTCTACCAGAAGAACCTCCTAACATTTATATTCCATCGAGCTCTAAGTCAACGCCTAAATCAAACTCCCCAATCCTTAAAAAGAACCCTTTTTTTCAAACCCAAACTCAACAAAACCAGAAAATAAGGTTGTAGCTGCCTCTTCAAATCCAACATGAAGATTAAAAACCTTTATCTATTATCGATAAATATTTTTCAGTTGGTTATGAGTTCTAAAGTTCTTTTAGTTGATGACGAGCCTGATTTTCTAGACTTAGCAAAAATCTATTTGGAACAAGAAGACATAGACTTGGAAGTAGAAACAACCAGTTCTATAGAAGAAGCATTAAAATTAATTAAAAATAACAATTTTGATTGTATTGTCTCCGATTACCAAATGCCAGATATAGACGGCCTAGAGTTTCTGGAACTGATTAGAGAGGATAGAGAATCCGATATTCCTTTTATATTGTTTACCGGTAAGGGCAGGGAAGAAGTTGCAATGAAAGCTTTGAACCTAGGAGCTGATCGTTATCTGCAGAAAGGTGGTGATCCGAGGTCGCAGTTCGGTGTTTTGGCTCAAGCGATTATTCAAGAAGTTGAAGATTGGAAGCGGCAGAAGGAAACAAAACAAATCGAATGGCTAATCAAAAAAGAAGTTGATAAGGTAACGTACGAACCACCATATGGTGATCTTTCAAATTTGAACGATGATGGAACAATAAAAAGTAATGTTTCAAAAAAATCTCTTGAAGATATAACTAATAATTTTATGAGTTTACTCGATTCTTCCTGTGCTATTTACGAAAAAAATGGTGATTATGCCTTAGGAATTTTCTCCTCTGGTTGGTGCCAATATCTTGATAAAAAATCCCGTGAATTGTGCAATACTGAAGATAATGAAGAAGCATTAAGAAGTGGAGATTGGCTCTGCCATGAATCCTGCTGGAAAACCTCTAAAGAATGCATGGAAAAGAATGAACCTGTTGATAGGGAATGCGAGGGAGGAATCAACATATACGCCGTTCCAATAATAGTAGATGATGAAGTGGTCGGTGCTATCGACTTTGGATATGGAGACCCACCAGATGATGACCAAGAGTTGAAAAAGATCACTCAAAAATATGACGCCAACTTCAATAAACTGAAAAACCTTTCAAAAAAATATGACCACAGACCTGAATTCATAATCGAAGTTTCCAAAGAACGAATCAGAAGATCTGCAAGGCTATTGGGTGAAATGATCAAAAACCGTAAGATGAAAAAAAGGCAACAATTAATCAACTTCTCCCTCAAACACGCCACCCCAGAAGTCTTCTGGATAAACCCAGAAGGCAAATTCCTATATACCAACAAAACAGCTAGAGAAAACCTAGGGTATTCTAAAAACGAAATGAAAGAACTACATGTCTGGGAAATTGATCCGAACCACGGAAAAGATAAAAGAAAAGATATGTGGCAGAAACTGAAAAGAGAAAAAACACTAAATTTTGAATCCAAACACAAGACCAAAGATGGAGAAACCTATCCAGTCGAAATACACAACCACTATCTAAAGTTTCAAGGAAAAGAATATGAATTCGCCTTCGCCACCGACATAACAGAGCGTAAAGAAACAGAAAAGGCTCTGCAAGAGGCGAAACAGAGTTATGAAGAGTTGTTTGAAAAATCCGGAGACGCCATCATCATCCATCACCCCGATACAGGAGAAATCCAAGATGTCAACAACAAAATGTGCGAAATATACGGATATTCCCAGGAAGAAGCTCTAGAACAAACAATTATGGATTTGAGTTCTGGAGAACCTCCCTACACACAAGAAAGAGCAAAAAAACTAATTCAAAAAGCCAAAGAGAAAGGCCCCATAACCTTCGAATGGCAGTCCCAGAAAAAGGATGGAACACCTTTCTGGGAAGAAGTAACCCTAAAACAAGCAGAAATCAGCGGAGAGCCAAAGATCCTCGCAAACATAAGAGACATCACCGAGCGGAAAAAATCAGAGGAAGAACTGAAAGAAAAGACCGAAATGCTTGAAGGCATGCTCGACGGAATACAAGACATAATCGGATTTCAAAAACCAGACCACACAATAATACGCTATAACCAAACCGGATACGACCTACTAAACATGACCCCCAAAGAAGTGAAAGGCAAAAAATGCTACGAACTCATCGGAAGAGAAAAAGAATGCAAAAAATGTCCTACAAAAAAAGCCCTAAAAACAAAAAAAACCGAAACAATAGAAAAATACCAACCAGAAATAGACGAATACCTAAAAGCCACAGCCACACCAGTACTAAACGAAGAAGGAGAAGTATCCTTCATCATAGAACAACTACAAAAAATCACCGAACAAAAGGAAATAGAAGAAAGAGAAAAGTTTCTACAATCAATACTGAGACACGACGTTAAAAACAAAGCAAACATAACTCAAGGCTATTTAAACCTACTAGAAGAAACAAATCTATCCGAA belongs to Methanonatronarchaeum sp. AMET-Sl and includes:
- a CDS encoding Hsp20/alpha crystallin family protein, which codes for MTRDKDPFDELFEKMLRDFFDRDHGEMGFVDIFEEMWPHLDEVNEEKLRKAVDERRRASGEGPFRFGFSIRMDQSGEPEVRSFGDRVSDKGREPLVDVFDKEDNIVVTAEIPGVNEEDISIAVHGDKVLIEAESDSDRYSREVNLPRPVDSESMEMEYKNGVLSLKFKPS
- a CDS encoding Hsp20/alpha crystallin family protein; translated protein: MNKVDFIIGRIERFIEDLRDDKDFEILGMIHRKLESSLLPFTDIYERDGVLILVMDVPGFSKEELEVRVKGSGKKLVVSGRRDKELANYLMDGRALEFETEIRLPSKVKDEGRAELENGVLTVKLEKVEDKGSSIEVTSSSP
- a CDS encoding nucleoside recognition domain-containing protein; the protein is MDWVLGPFIERMVVLFTRLVPFIVLGIVGANILVKFGLLDKLAFLSKPFIRWGNLSKAGGATITTLLGSGPAGYAMLAGFYEDGVVKEQEVIITVIAGTFFGYLSHMPTFYLPVVLPLLGLYAGGLYIFFQIGIAFLITLIGIILGAIYLDGGGDKIDLGIETSFNEINDKWSVAWSGVTESLPTLKKILSRVIIVYTIANLLISLNLFDQITHYIEPITKVFGLPPEVSTIIVVRIADVTSSITLAGELLADGSVTPIYAVGGLLVGSLFSMTVFLAKSSLPNKIAYFGPKLGTKVAIYKFIINILVTAIAIYVLFSFI
- a CDS encoding malic enzyme-like NAD(P)-binding protein, which codes for MEFNEKALKYNKGGKIQINGKVTVKNQEDLSLAYTPGVAEPSKEIARDKNKVYDYTNKSNTVAVISDGSAVLGLGDIGPEASMPVMEGKSLLFKLFAGIDAYPLCINQKDPEKITELIKATEPTYGGINLEDITAPKCFEIEKKLKKTMNIPVFHDDQHGTAIIVLGAVYNALEITEKNLKDIKIVVNGAGASGIAITKILLDAGAQNIIQCDSKGTIYKGRETNMNKYKKQIANKTNPENIKGNLKKSMKNADLFIGLSVPNVVNKKMIRNMAENPIVFPMANPEPEIYPEKAKEAGAKIVGSGRSDYPNQINNVLGFPGIFRGALDIRAQDINEEMKIAAAKALADLAKQPILKKLKKQYPDEDLKGFNENYIIPKPLDPRVVPKVAEAVAQAGIKTGVARKKPKPGQIEQKTKKLTQKNRLI
- the pgk gene encoding phosphoglycerate kinase, which codes for MQDKEYLNIEDVNTVGKTVLVRIDVNSPIDPASKRILDDNRFRSHKQTFNKLRNSKVVVIAHQSRPGRNDFTTTEQHANKLSEILQRPVEYIDDIFGTRARQKIQKMETGDIIFLENVRFYSEEVLQRDPQTQGETIIVNKLTPYFDYFIMDAFAAAHRSQPSIVGFPQKIPSISGCLMEKEIKTLQKIKKEFKNTYFVLGGVKIKDSIDVINHLLENKTAEKIFVTGVVANTFLKAKGHKIGKPNTDLIKEISDTKQIQQAKKILKKHKNKIETPKDVAIEQNGQRKDIPINKIPQNKMIQDIGIETIADFTDKFKNCQAIVMNGPAGVFEKQKFAIGTNELVRTAAELNAYTIIGGGHICTAAEDACTKKQYDHISTGGGALMQFFTNKKLPALQALKNSKQKFKTKY
- a CDS encoding PAS domain S-box protein, with protein sequence MSSKVLLVDDEPDFLDLAKIYLEQEDIDLEVETTSSIEEALKLIKNNNFDCIVSDYQMPDIDGLEFLELIREDRESDIPFILFTGKGREEVAMKALNLGADRYLQKGGDPRSQFGVLAQAIIQEVEDWKRQKETKQIEWLIKKEVDKVTYEPPYGDLSNLNDDGTIKSNVSKKSLEDITNNFMSLLDSSCAIYEKNGDYALGIFSSGWCQYLDKKSRELCNTEDNEEALRSGDWLCHESCWKTSKECMEKNEPVDRECEGGINIYAVPIIVDDEVVGAIDFGYGDPPDDDQELKKITQKYDANFNKLKNLSKKYDHRPEFIIEVSKERIRRSARLLGEMIKNRKMKKRQQLINFSLKHATPEVFWINPEGKFLYTNKTARENLGYSKNEMKELHVWEIDPNHGKDKRKDMWQKLKREKTLNFESKHKTKDGETYPVEIHNHYLKFQGKEYEFAFATDITERKETEKALQEAKQSYEELFEKSGDAIIIHHPDTGEIQDVNNKMCEIYGYSQEEALEQTIMDLSSGEPPYTQERAKKLIQKAKEKGPITFEWQSQKKDGTPFWEEVTLKQAEISGEPKILANIRDITERKKSEEELKEKTEMLEGMLDGIQDIIGFQKPDHTIIRYNQTGYDLLNMTPKEVKGKKCYELIGREKECKKCPTKKALKTKKTETIEKYQPEIDEYLKATATPVLNEEGEVSFIIEQLQKITEQKEIEEREKFLQSILRHDVKNKANITQGYLNLLEETNLSEEQQEFVKKAKKGSEESIDIIEKVKILQEAGSEKELKTVNLNQTLREVINTNQEQAKEKNIEIKSNIDSTCKVQADPLINEMFSNLIENAIKHSKCKKIIISTKQDEDKCITTIEDDGKGIPDKQKTKIFEKGYKKGETGGTGLGLYIVKKITESYGGNIKLKDSELGGAKFKVKLKKAKNSSTKTTTTTN